In the Leptotrichia sp. oral taxon 847 genome, one interval contains:
- the rplJ gene encoding 50S ribosomal protein L10: MPAQAKLDAVKKLTEKLKDAKALVFVDYKGISVNEDTELRKNARELKVEYFVAKNRLMRIALKEVGIEADFDDLLEGSTSFAVGYEDGVAPSKLIYEFGNKLKDKLIIKGGMVDAERVDVNTVKALAKLPSREELLGQVAYGLLSPVRMLAVALTNVAGQKETEAPAAE; this comes from the coding sequence TTGCCAGCACAAGCAAAATTAGATGCAGTTAAAAAATTAACTGAAAAATTAAAAGATGCAAAAGCTCTGGTTTTTGTTGATTATAAAGGAATTAGTGTTAACGAAGATACAGAACTTCGTAAAAATGCTAGAGAATTAAAAGTTGAATATTTTGTAGCAAAAAATAGACTTATGAGAATTGCATTAAAAGAAGTTGGAATCGAAGCAGATTTTGATGATTTGTTGGAAGGATCAACATCTTTTGCTGTGGGTTATGAAGATGGAGTTGCACCATCAAAATTAATTTATGAATTTGGAAACAAATTAAAAGATAAATTAATAATCAAAGGTGGAATGGTTGATGCTGAAAGAGTTGATGTTAATACTGTTAAAGCATTAGCAAAATTACCATCGAGAGAAGAATTACTTGGTCAAGTTGCTTACGGATTGTTGTCGCCAGTTAGAATGTTAGCTGTGGCATTGACAAACGTAGCAGGACAAAAAGAAACTGAAGCGCCAGCAGCTGAATAA
- a CDS encoding metal ABC transporter permease, which translates to MGIIHSLLNEHTFRIVALGCMLLGILCGVIGCFAVLDKKSLLGDTISHASLPGICLVFMIMNVKKTEYLLVGALITGILCVILIQLIQNHTKVKLDSALAFVLSVFFGLGLVFMSYLNRLPGSNKSGLTKFIFGQASTFTKRDIDIILFTGTLLLLVVILFWKEFKLVSFDADFLQTLGYPSKILNLVISILIVVTVIVGIQAVGIILISAMLISPAIAARQWTDKLSVMVALSGIFGGVAGFIGTVISITDSNLPTGPIVVIIMSIILIISLLFSYKRGILLKVIQRKRKSKILKKSMKEYKRSKKMEVK; encoded by the coding sequence ATGGGAATAATACATAGTTTGTTAAATGAACATACTTTTAGGATAGTTGCGTTAGGTTGTATGCTTTTAGGAATTTTGTGTGGAGTTATAGGTTGCTTTGCCGTGCTTGATAAAAAAAGTTTACTTGGTGATACAATATCACACGCTTCATTACCTGGAATATGTTTAGTTTTTATGATAATGAATGTAAAAAAAACTGAATATTTACTTGTTGGAGCTTTAATTACAGGGATTTTGTGTGTTATTTTGATTCAGTTGATACAAAATCATACAAAAGTAAAACTTGATAGTGCATTAGCATTTGTACTGTCAGTATTCTTTGGCCTTGGATTAGTTTTCATGTCTTATTTAAATAGACTTCCCGGCTCAAATAAATCTGGACTTACAAAATTTATTTTTGGTCAAGCTTCGACTTTTACAAAAAGAGATATAGATATCATCTTATTTACAGGAACGCTGTTACTATTAGTAGTAATACTATTTTGGAAAGAATTTAAATTAGTTTCCTTTGATGCGGATTTTTTGCAGACTTTGGGTTATCCCAGTAAAATTCTTAATTTGGTAATCTCAATTTTAATAGTAGTAACAGTTATCGTGGGAATACAGGCAGTCGGAATTATTTTGATTAGTGCAATGCTTATTTCTCCCGCAATTGCAGCAAGACAGTGGACAGATAAACTTTCTGTAATGGTAGCTTTATCAGGAATTTTTGGAGGAGTGGCAGGATTTATTGGAACAGTCATTAGCATAACGGACAGTAATCTTCCAACGGGTCCAATTGTAGTTATAATTATGAGTATAATTTTAATAATAAGTTTGCTTTTTTCATATAAGAGAGGAATTTTATTAAAAGTGATACAAAGAAAAAGAAAAAGTAAAATTTTGAAAAAGAGTATGAAAGAATATAAAAGAAGTAAAAAAATGGAGGTAAAATAA
- a CDS encoding metal ABC transporter permease, with the protein MGLEILIIAILIAAACSVLGSFLMLKNMAMISDAISHTVLLGIVIGFFAVHNLNSPILIIGAGMTGILTVYLVEVLNSTKLMKEDSAIGAVFPFLFSIAVILISKFAGNVHLDIDSVLLGEIVFAPFNRMKILGLSVPVGLVSGLAVFIVNSLFIFIFFKELKISTFDCELAKTLGMKPKLIHYLLILLTSITSVVSFNVVGSILVVSFMIGPPVIAYLLTNKLRNMIIISVAIGAVASIIGYFLAIIADVSIAGTIAVVIGVIFLVVLLKKQMETYFQKRIKM; encoded by the coding sequence ATGGGATTAGAGATATTAATAATAGCGATATTAATTGCAGCAGCGTGTTCTGTGTTAGGGTCATTTTTGATGTTAAAAAATATGGCAATGATTTCAGATGCAATTTCTCACACTGTGTTACTTGGCATAGTGATAGGCTTTTTTGCAGTTCATAATTTAAATTCACCAATATTAATAATTGGTGCGGGAATGACTGGAATTTTAACGGTTTATCTGGTGGAAGTTTTAAATTCAACTAAGTTAATGAAAGAAGATTCTGCAATAGGAGCAGTATTTCCGTTCTTATTTAGTATAGCTGTCATATTAATTTCAAAATTTGCGGGAAATGTTCACTTGGATATAGATTCCGTTTTACTGGGAGAAATTGTCTTTGCTCCGTTCAACCGAATGAAAATTTTAGGACTTAGCGTTCCTGTGGGGTTGGTTTCAGGGCTTGCAGTATTTATAGTAAATTCGTTATTTATATTTATATTTTTTAAAGAATTAAAAATTTCAACTTTTGACTGTGAACTTGCAAAAACTTTGGGAATGAAACCCAAATTAATTCATTATCTGTTAATTTTATTAACATCAATAACTTCAGTTGTCTCGTTTAATGTAGTTGGCTCAATATTAGTTGTATCTTTTATGATAGGACCACCTGTAATTGCTTATTTATTGACAAATAAATTAAGAAATATGATAATTATAAGTGTTGCAATAGGAGCAGTCGCCAGTATAATAGGATATTTTTTGGCAATAATAGCGGATGTTTCAATTGCAGGAACAATAGCAGTAGTAATTGGAGTAATTTTTCTTGTTGTTTTGTTAAAAAAACAAATGGAAACTTATTTTCAAAAAAGAATAAAAATGTAA
- the rpoB gene encoding DNA-directed RNA polymerase subunit beta produces the protein MDKLIERYSFGKIVDRGEMPHFLEFQINSYEDFLQTKLPPQKRENKGFESIFNEIFPIESSNGLLKLEYLWYEIHENDEPLNDELECKKRGKTYSGQLKVRLKLTNKRTGEIQETLVHFGDIPLMTDKATFIINGAERVVISQLHRSPGITFNKELNIQTGKDVFIGKIIPYKGTWLEFETDKNDVLNVKIDRRKKVLLPVFLKAVDFFESNEQIMDEFFEAKTIDLSEIYEKYKDSELDEVLRLKLEGSFVREDIIDEETGEFIVESKELIDGVVIEKILDEKLQKLDIWEVKPEDRIIANAMLNDSTTTNDEAVIEVFRKLRPGDLVTVDSARSLVKQMFFNPQRYDLADVGRYKINKRLKINVPEDVIVLTKEDVLNTIEYVKNLVSGEGFTDDIDNLSNRRVRGVGELLSIQIKGGMLKMSKMVREKMTIQDITTLTPQSLLNTKPLNALILEFFGSGQLSQFMDQSNPLSELTHKRRISALGPGGLSRDRAGFEVRDVHNSHYGRICPIETPEGPNIGLIASLSTYGKVNKYGFIETPFVKIKNGKADFDDIEYLAADEEEGLFIAQADTPIDKDGNFLTDEVVCRYGDEIVHIDKSKVDILDVSPKQLVSVSAGLIPFLEHDDANRALMGSNMQRQAVPLLKTEAPYVGTGLERKVAVDSGAVITSRATGTVTYVDARKIVVTDDEGKEYSHRLLNFEKSNQSMCLHQKPITDLGAKVKKGDIIADGPSTAGGDLALGKNVLIAFMPWEGYNFEDGILISERLRKDDVFTSIHIEQFDTEARTTKLGDEEITREIPNVSEEALKNLDENGIIRVGAHVVPDDILVGKVTPKGETEPPAEEKLLRAIFGEKAKDVRDTSLRLPHGVKGTVVDVLELTKENGDDLKAGVNKLIRIYIAEKRKIMVGDKMSGRHGNKGVISRVLPVEDMPHLENGTPIDICLNPLGVPSRMNIGQVLEVHLGLAIGDINKYIATPVFDGAKEEDIKRYLEEAGYDRTGKVKLIDGRTGKPFDNPITVGRMYMLKLHHLVEDKMHARAIGPYSLVTQQPLGGKAQFGGQRLGEMEVWALEAYGASNILQEMLTVKSDDISGRTKTYEAIVKGEAMPEADAPESFRVLIKEFQSLGLDVALYDKDGQQIELDKNVDA, from the coding sequence ATGGACAAACTTATTGAAAGATATAGTTTTGGAAAAATAGTAGACAGAGGGGAAATGCCACACTTCTTAGAATTTCAGATAAATTCTTATGAAGATTTTTTACAGACAAAATTGCCACCTCAAAAAAGAGAAAATAAAGGATTTGAGTCAATTTTTAATGAAATTTTTCCAATCGAATCAAGCAATGGGCTGCTAAAATTGGAATATTTGTGGTACGAAATTCATGAAAATGACGAGCCGCTAAATGACGAACTAGAGTGTAAAAAAAGAGGTAAAACATATTCCGGTCAATTAAAAGTTAGATTAAAATTAACTAATAAACGAACAGGAGAAATTCAGGAAACATTAGTTCATTTTGGAGATATACCGCTTATGACAGATAAAGCTACATTTATTATAAATGGTGCGGAAAGGGTTGTTATTTCGCAATTACACAGATCTCCTGGAATAACTTTTAACAAAGAGCTAAATATTCAGACAGGAAAAGATGTGTTTATTGGGAAAATTATTCCTTATAAAGGAACCTGGCTTGAGTTTGAAACGGATAAAAATGATGTTCTTAATGTAAAAATTGATAGAAGAAAGAAAGTGTTGCTTCCAGTTTTCTTAAAAGCCGTTGACTTTTTTGAATCAAATGAACAGATTATGGATGAATTTTTTGAAGCTAAGACTATTGATTTATCAGAAATTTATGAAAAATATAAAGATAGTGAGCTGGATGAAGTTTTGCGTTTGAAGTTAGAGGGAAGTTTTGTAAGAGAAGATATAATTGACGAAGAAACAGGGGAATTTATTGTCGAATCTAAAGAATTAATCGACGGAGTTGTCATTGAAAAAATATTGGATGAAAAACTTCAAAAGCTTGATATTTGGGAAGTAAAACCTGAAGATAGAATTATTGCAAATGCGATGTTAAACGACAGCACAACAACAAATGATGAAGCTGTAATAGAAGTGTTTAGAAAATTAAGACCAGGGGATTTAGTTACAGTTGACAGTGCCAGATCGCTTGTAAAGCAGATGTTTTTTAATCCACAAAGATATGATTTAGCAGATGTAGGAAGATATAAAATTAACAAAAGACTTAAAATTAATGTACCAGAAGATGTAATTGTACTTACAAAAGAAGATGTGTTGAATACAATTGAATATGTGAAAAATCTTGTGAGCGGGGAAGGCTTTACAGACGATATTGACAACTTATCAAACCGTCGTGTGAGAGGAGTAGGAGAGCTTCTTTCAATTCAAATAAAAGGCGGAATGTTAAAAATGTCCAAAATGGTAAGAGAAAAAATGACTATTCAGGATATTACAACTTTGACACCGCAAAGCTTGTTAAATACAAAACCATTAAATGCGTTAATTCTTGAATTTTTTGGAAGTGGACAGCTGTCGCAATTTATGGATCAGTCAAATCCATTATCTGAATTGACTCATAAGAGAAGAATTTCAGCGTTGGGACCAGGAGGACTTTCAAGAGATAGAGCAGGATTTGAAGTGCGTGATGTTCATAATTCACATTACGGTAGAATTTGTCCAATAGAAACACCAGAAGGACCAAATATTGGACTTATCGCTTCACTTTCAACTTATGGGAAAGTTAATAAATATGGATTTATCGAAACTCCATTTGTAAAAATTAAAAATGGTAAAGCGGATTTTGATGATATTGAATATTTGGCGGCAGATGAAGAAGAAGGGTTGTTTATCGCTCAAGCGGATACTCCTATTGACAAAGATGGAAATTTCTTAACAGATGAAGTTGTTTGCCGTTACGGAGATGAAATCGTGCATATCGACAAATCCAAAGTTGATATATTGGACGTGTCGCCTAAACAACTTGTGTCAGTGTCAGCGGGACTTATTCCATTTTTGGAACACGATGACGCCAATCGTGCACTAATGGGGTCAAATATGCAGCGTCAAGCAGTACCTCTACTTAAAACAGAAGCACCTTATGTGGGAACAGGACTTGAAAGAAAAGTAGCTGTGGATTCTGGAGCGGTAATTACTTCACGGGCAACTGGGACAGTAACTTATGTCGACGCTAGAAAAATAGTTGTAACAGATGATGAAGGAAAAGAATATTCACACAGACTTTTAAATTTTGAAAAATCAAATCAATCTATGTGTCTTCACCAAAAACCAATTACAGATTTGGGAGCAAAAGTTAAAAAAGGTGATATAATTGCTGATGGACCATCAACAGCTGGAGGAGATTTAGCACTTGGAAAAAATGTTTTGATAGCATTTATGCCTTGGGAAGGATACAACTTTGAAGATGGAATTTTGATTTCAGAAAGACTTCGTAAAGATGATGTATTTACTTCTATTCATATCGAACAATTTGATACAGAAGCTAGAACGACAAAATTAGGAGATGAAGAAATTACAAGAGAAATTCCTAATGTATCTGAAGAAGCACTTAAAAATCTTGATGAAAATGGAATTATAAGAGTTGGGGCGCATGTTGTTCCAGATGATATTTTGGTTGGAAAAGTTACGCCTAAAGGGGAAACTGAACCGCCGGCTGAAGAAAAATTACTTCGTGCAATATTTGGGGAAAAAGCAAAAGATGTGAGAGATACATCTCTTAGACTTCCACATGGAGTAAAAGGGACAGTTGTCGATGTGCTGGAATTAACTAAAGAAAATGGAGACGATTTAAAAGCTGGAGTAAACAAATTGATTAGAATTTACATCGCTGAAAAAAGAAAAATAATGGTCGGAGATAAAATGTCTGGTCGACACGGAAATAAAGGGGTAATTTCAAGAGTATTACCAGTTGAAGATATGCCACATTTAGAAAATGGAACACCTATTGATATTTGCCTTAATCCACTAGGAGTGCCATCTCGTATGAATATCGGACAAGTATTGGAAGTTCACCTAGGACTTGCAATTGGAGATATTAATAAATATATCGCAACTCCTGTATTTGATGGAGCAAAAGAAGAAGATATAAAGAGATACTTAGAAGAAGCTGGATATGACAGAACTGGTAAAGTAAAACTAATTGATGGAAGAACAGGAAAGCCTTTTGATAATCCTATAACTGTTGGAAGAATGTATATGTTAAAACTTCACCACTTAGTAGAAGATAAAATGCATGCCAGAGCTATTGGTCCATATTCGTTAGTAACACAACAGCCACTTGGAGGAAAAGCTCAGTTTGGTGGACAAAGACTTGGAGAAATGGAAGTTTGGGCACTGGAAGCTTATGGTGCGTCAAATATTTTACAAGAAATGTTGACTGTAAAATCAGATGATATCAGCGGAAGAACAAAAACTTACGAAGCAATTGTAAAAGGAGAAGCAATGCCAGAAGCAGATGCGCCAGAATCGTTTAGAGTACTTATAAAAGAATTCCAGTCACTTGGATTAGACGTGGCTCTTTATGATAAAGATGGACAGCAAATTGAATTAGATAAAAATGTTGATGCATAA
- the rplL gene encoding 50S ribosomal protein L7/L12 has protein sequence MAFNKEQFIEDLKAMSVLELKEVVEAIEETFGVSAQPVAVAGGAAAGGAAEEKTEFDVILVSPGGAKLAVIKEVRAITGLGLKEAKELVEAGGKAVKEGASKEEAEEIKGKLEAAGATVELK, from the coding sequence ATGGCATTTAATAAAGAACAATTTATAGAAGACTTAAAAGCTATGTCTGTATTAGAATTAAAAGAAGTAGTTGAAGCTATTGAAGAAACATTTGGAGTATCTGCACAACCAGTTGCAGTAGCAGGAGGAGCTGCAGCAGGAGGAGCTGCTGAAGAAAAAACTGAATTTGATGTAATCCTAGTATCTCCAGGAGGAGCTAAATTAGCAGTAATTAAAGAAGTAAGAGCAATTACAGGATTAGGATTAAAAGAAGCTAAAGAATTAGTTGAAGCTGGAGGAAAAGCAGTTAAAGAAGGAGCATCTAAAGAAGAAGCTGAAGAAATTAAAGGTAAATTAGAAGCTGCAGGAGCAACTGTTGAATTAAAATAG